A genomic region of Rhipicephalus sanguineus isolate Rsan-2018 chromosome 3, BIME_Rsan_1.4, whole genome shotgun sequence contains the following coding sequences:
- the LOC119385372 gene encoding testicular acid phosphatase, producing MSATVSTAQNRRQGPPENLLYVFVISRHGQRTPVIPCKKLFKKEPTDYGQLTANGREQAFGLGQFLRDRYKLFLEASGKPGQVLATHVGLDRCRDSVKETLRGLGVPAAATNVDPTVYDVPFLLESLNANLDKALKEPGRGNFATLGDLIAFVAEKTGAPLQNNTEKFLVMDSLVTYVFNGNPVPNWAKPMWDDLLWADQRVFVRSLVGYERPFAAYVLGRVLDTLAVKFEEGVERPDKMHLFSMSDTSVFSVLKLLDTSPGGRPCFCASILIEVYKDGPKDFVRVLYRTKDEPCVVHMEKVGNPCGLIRFSEFLRSALKTPEHKI from the coding sequence ATGTCGGCTACAGTCTCCACCGCTCAGAATCGACGTCAGGGGCCACCTGAAAACTTGCTCTATGTGTTTGTTATCAGCCGACACGGTCAACGCACTCCCGTTATACCCTGTAAGAAACTGTTCAAAAAGGAACCCACGGACTACGGCCAGCTGACAGCAAATGGTCGAGAGCAGGCCTTTGGGCTTGGCCAGTTTCTGCGAGACCGCTACAAGCTGTTTCTGGAGGCCTCAGGAAAGCCTGGTCAGGTGCTCGCCACCCATGTCGGCCTGGATCGGTGCCGAGACAGCGTGAAAGAAACCCTGCGGGGCCTGGGTGTGCCCGCGGCTGCGACGAACGTCGACCCGACGGTGTACGACGTGCCGTTCCTCCTCGAAAGCCTGAATGCCAACTTGGACAAGGCACTTAAAGAACCGGGTCGAGGCAACTTCGCGACGTTGGGAGACCTGATCGCCTTCGTCGCCGAGAAGACGGGTGCACCGTTGCAGAACAACACGGAGAAGTTTCTCGTCATGGACAGCCTGGTGACCTACGTCTTCAACGGGAATCCCGTTCCGAACTGGGCCAAGCCCATGTGGGACGACTTGCTGTGGGCGGACCAGAGGGTGTTTGTGCGGTCACTCGTGGGTTACGAGCGGCCGTTCGCAGCTTATGTGCTGGGACGTGTTCTGGACACCCTCGCGGTCAAATTCGAAGAGGGCGTCGAGCGGCCGGACAAGATGCACCTTTTCTCCATGTCCGACACGAGTGTGTTTTCGGTGCTCAAGCTTCTAGACACGTCGCCCGGCGGTCGACCTTGTTTTTGCGCCAGCATCCTGATCGAGGTGTACAAGGATGGCCCCAAGGACTTTGTGCGAGTGTTGTACCGCACAAAAGATGAGCCTTGTGTAGTTCACATGGAAAAGGTGGGGAACCCTTGCGGGCTGATCAGGTTTTCGGAGTTTCTGCGCAGCGCTCTGAAGACGCCTGAGCATAAAATTTAG